The genomic window CCCACCACGACCTCGCCGGTGGACCCGTTCAGCGTGACCCAGTCGCCTTCCTTCACGACCGTCTTCCCGACGGAGAATGTCCGCGAGGCGTAGTCGATCTTCACGTCGCTCGCGCCGGCGATGCAGCACTTGCCCATGCCGCGCGCGACGACGGCGGCGTGCGAGGTCATGCCTCCGCGCGCCGTGAGGAACCCCTGCGCCGCGTTCATGCCGTCGATGTCCTCGGGCGACGTCTCCTCACGCACGAGGATCGTCCGGTGGTCTTCCTGCTCCTTCGGGTCCGCCGCGGCCTCCGCCTCGGCCCACCGCACGGCGTCCTGTGCCGTGAACACGACGCGCCCGACCGCAGCGCCGGGCGACGCCGGGAGCCCCTTCGTGAGCGCCTCGTACTTCGCGGCGGGATCGAGCCGCTTGTGCAGCAGCTGCTCGAGCTGCTCGGGGTCCACGCGCAGCACGGCCGTCTTGCGGTCGATGAGGCCCTCCTGCTCCATCTCGACGGCGATGCGCACCGCCGCCTGGGCGGTCCGCTTCCCGGTCCGCGTCTGGAGCATCCAGAGCCTGCCGCGCTGGACGGTGAACTCGATGTCCTGCGTGTCGGTGTAGTGGCGCTCGAGCCGCTCGCGGATGGCCTCGAGCTCGTGGTAGATCTCCGGCATCGTCTCCTCGAGGGAGGGCTCGTCGCCGGGCTTCTTCTGCGCGAGGTTGATCGGGTGCGGCGTCCGCACGCCGGAGACGACGTCCTCGCCCTGCGCGTTCTCGAGGTACTCGCCGTAGAACACGCGCTCGCCGGTGGCCGGGTCGCGCGTGAAGGCGACGCCGGTCGCGCAGCCCTCGCCCATGTTCCCGAAGACCATCGCCTGCACGTTGACGGCGGTGCCCCAGTCGTCGGGGATGTCGTACAACCGCCGGTAGCTCACCGCGCGGGGCACGTTCCACGACTCGAACACGGCGCGGACGGCGCCCCAGAGCTGCTCGTGCGGGTCGTCGGGGAAGTCGCGCCCGGAGATCTCGCGGACCTTCCTCTTGTAGTCGGCCGCGAGGGCCTTGAGGTCGGCGGCCGCGAGGTCCACGTCGTGCCAGACCCCCTTCTCCTTCTTCTTGGCGTCGAGGAGCGCGTGGAACTCCTTGATGTCGAGGCCCATCACGACGTCCGCGTACATCTCGATGAGGCGGCGGTAGCTGTCGTACACGAAGCGGTCGTCGCCGGTCTTCGCGATGAGGCCCGCGGCCGTCGCGTCGTTGAGGCCGATGTTGAGCACGGTGTCCATCATGCCCGGCATCGAGGCGCGCGCGCCCGAGCGGACCGAGAAGAGGAGCGGGTTCGCGGCGTCGCCGAACGTCGCCCCCATCACCGCCTCGACCTTGTGGATGGCCGCCCCCACCTCCTCCCGAAGCCCCTCGGGAAACTCCTTCCCCCGCTCGTAGTAGTGCGTGCAGACCTCGGTCGAGATGGTGAACCCGGCGGGCACGGGGATCCCGATGTTGGTCATCTCGGCGAGGTTCGCACCCTTGCCGCCGAGGAGGCTCTTCATGTCGCCTCGCCCCTCGGCCTCGCCCCCGCCGAAGAAGTACACGTGCTTCGTGGCCATGCCCGCCTCCTTGGTTGACAGCGCCGGCACTCACCGCGACCGCTGGCGGGTACCGTGCGGGACACTCTAAGATAGCATCGGCGGGAAGCGGAGGCAATCGCGCGACTGGCGCCGGGCTCCCGGCGCAGCGACAGGCGGCAGGGTGCTCGCGAGCGGCGGGCGCCTACCGTCACGGGGCCGACGGACGGCTAGATGACCTCCGCGCCGCGGTTCCTCAGCGCGAACCGCACACGGTTCAGGCGGGCGCGCGCCCGGCACGACCAGCGGGCGGCGTACGACTCCCAGCGGCGCGCGGCGTCGAGGAGCTGCTCGTCGCCGGTCATGCGGTGGAGCGTCATCATCTGCGCCGCGTGGAGCCGCTGGCGCGCCGGGTTGGCGGGCCGTACGCCGCGCCACGAGGCGTCGAGATCGCACCGCGTCCAGTAGCCCAGATCGTACCGGTCGAGCAGGAACCGGAGGCCGCGGAGGCAGCGGTCGAAGAGCACCTCGGAGGCGTGGTCGCCGGTGGCCTTCCAGTGGTCGTAGATGCCCCACATCGCGTGGACGTGGCCGGAGAGCACGAGCGACGCGCGATCGAGCATGGGGTACTCCTCGATGAACGCGAGCGACTCGAGCCCGCCCTCCTGACCCGGCGTCCCGACCTCGCGGAGCATCCCGCCGTCCTCGACCGTGAGGTGGAACCCGCCCATCGCGCGCGACGCGCACTCGAGCGTGCCCTCGACGCGGAAGAGCGTCCCGGCGCGCACGAGGAGCGAGACGCACTCGCCGTGCGCCGCGCCCGAGAACCAGCCGCTCCCGAGCTTCTCCGCGAGGGCGCGCGGCGCGGTCGGCATCGGCCACCCGATGTAGCTTCCCGGCACCTCCTCCGCGGTCCGCATGAGCACGGCGGCCGCCGCCTCGAAGAGGCGGCGACGCCGTTCGCTTCCCGTGGTCAGGTAGAGCTCGAGGTTGCCGAACGCGAATCACGCGAGCAGCGACTGGGAGTACGCGCGCGCGCCGCCGTCGCCGATGAGCATCGGCAGGCCGAGCGCGTCGGTCGGGTCGCTGCCGTTCACGCACGCGGAGTGGTCGAGGTAGTAGCCGCGCGGCGAGGAGAGGTCAACGTGCCGCCCCTCGAGCGCGTCGCGGCCCCCGCGGCCGCCCGCGCTACGCGCGCCCGCGGAACGCGAGAACGGTGTCCGCCACGTAGTCCAGCTCCTCCGTCGTGAGTTCGGTGAACACGGGGATGGAGAGCGTCTCCCGCGCGGCCGCCTCGGACTCGGGGAGGTCGCCTTCCTTGTACCCGAGGTCCTTGAAGCAGGTCTGGAGGTGCAGCGGCATCGGGTAGTAGAGCGCGCAGCCGATGCCGTTGGCCTTGAGGTGCGCCTCGAGGGCGTCGCGCTCCCGGACGCGGACCATGTACTGGTTGTAGATGTGGCGACAGTGCGGCTCGCGGTGCGGCGTCCCGACGGCGGTCCCGGCGAAGCGCGCGTTGTAGCGCTCCGCGTTCCGCGAGCGGCCGTCGCTCCACGCGTCGAGGTGGCGCAGCTTCACGAGGAGGATCGCCGCCTGCAGCGAGTCCAACCTGCTGTTGGCGCCGACCGTCCAGTAGAAGTACTTCTCCGTCTGCCCGTGCTCCCTCAGGCTCACGAGCTTGTCGGCGATCGCCGGGTCGTTCGTCGTCACCATGCCGCCGTCGCCGTACGCGCCGAGGTTCTTGCTCGGGAAGAAGCTGAAGCACCCGACGTGACCGATCGCGCCCGCGCGCTTCCCCTTGTACTCGGATCCGATGGACTGACACGCGTCCTCGATGACGACGAGCCCGTGCTTCGCGGCGATCTCCATGAGCGGGTCCATGTCCACGCACTGGCCGTACAGGTGGACCGGGATGATCGCCTTCGTGCGGGGCGTGACGGCGGCCTCGACGAGCGCCGGGTCGAGGTTGTAGGTGGCGCGCTCGACGTCCACGAAGACCGGGACCGCGCCGAGCCGCGCGACCGACCCCGCCGTCGCGAAGAACGTGTAGGGGGTCGTGATGACCTCGTCGCCCCGCCCGATCCCGTACGCCATGAGCGAGAGCAGGAGCGCGTCGGTGCCCGACGCCACGCCGACGGCCCGCTTCGTCCCGCAGTACTCGGCGACCTTGGCCTCGAGCTCCGCGACCTTCGGCCCCTTGATGAACACCTGCGACTCGACGACCTCCCGGATGGCGCCGTCGATCTCCTGCCGGATGGTCGCGTACTGCCGCTTGAGATCCAGAAGAGGTACCTTCATCCCCGCCTCGCTCCTTCCGCCCGCGCTTCCGTTCGCGCCTGGGTCCGTCCGCCTCGACAAGCGCCCCCGCGCGCCGGTTCCGCCGGACGCGCGAGGGCCCCGGGTCGGTAGAACGAATACCAACTCCGGGGCCCGAACGCAACATCATTGCCGCCGGGGCGGCGCAGGAACAACGACCATGCCCGGCAAGGCAGGCGGCCACCCCGAAGGGTGGCCGCCTGAAGGGAACGGAGCCCCAGACCCTGGGTCACTCCGTGTTACCGCAGCAGCGTCAGCTTCTGCGACGCGACCGCACCGTCAACCTCGAGCCGCACGAAGTACACCCCGGAGACCAGGCGCGCGCCCATGTTGTCGAGCCCGTCCCACTCCACCGTGGCGTACCCGCCGCGCGAGTCAGCCTCCGGCGTGAGATGCCGGACGACACGGCCCGCGACATCGTACACCGACAGGCGAGCAGTGCGCGCGCCCACCGGGACCGAGTACGCGATGCTCGCCCCCGCCGTCGTCGGGTTCGGCGCCACCGAGCGGATCCCGAACGCGAGCACGCCGGGCACCGTCACCGACGGATGCCCGCCCGCCACGATCTCCTCACCGGTCGGCAGCACCACCCTCAGTTCGTACCAGAACGTCCCGCCAGGCCATGCGTTGCGGTCCACGAACGTCCCGCCCGTAACGTCCGTCAGCGGAGCGGGCGTGATGCACTCGAACGGACCCTCAGCGGCCAGCGAGCGGTAGATCAGGAGGCCGGAGCCCGCGCTGTGGCCGGAGATCGCCCAGCGGAGGACGACCGCCTGCTCCTCGACGATCGTGGCGTAGAACGCGACCTCGACCGGGGACGGGATCTCGATGAACACGCCCGTGAC from Candidatus Effluviviaceae Genus I sp. includes these protein-coding regions:
- a CDS encoding pyruvate, phosphate dikinase, whose translation is MATKHVYFFGGGEAEGRGDMKSLLGGKGANLAEMTNIGIPVPAGFTISTEVCTHYYERGKEFPEGLREEVGAAIHKVEAVMGATFGDAANPLLFSVRSGARASMPGMMDTVLNIGLNDATAAGLIAKTGDDRFVYDSYRRLIEMYADVVMGLDIKEFHALLDAKKKEKGVWHDVDLAAADLKALAADYKRKVREISGRDFPDDPHEQLWGAVRAVFESWNVPRAVSYRRLYDIPDDWGTAVNVQAMVFGNMGEGCATGVAFTRDPATGERVFYGEYLENAQGEDVVSGVRTPHPINLAQKKPGDEPSLEETMPEIYHELEAIRERLERHYTDTQDIEFTVQRGRLWMLQTRTGKRTAQAAVRIAVEMEQEGLIDRKTAVLRVDPEQLEQLLHKRLDPAAKYEALTKGLPASPGAAVGRVVFTAQDAVRWAEAEAAADPKEQEDHRTILVREETSPEDIDGMNAAQGFLTARGGMTSHAAVVARGMGKCCIAGASDVKIDYASRTFSVGKTVVKEGDWVTLNGSTGEVVVGKVPTVEPEMSGHFATLMGWADEFRQLAVRTNADTPADAALARQLGAEGIGLCRTEHMFFGKERVKHIRAMIMAANETERRESLAKLLPFQRKDFEGILEAMQGLTVTIRLLDPPLHEFVPHTDREIEDLARELGRDPAALKAKAASLREANPMLGHRGCRLGVTYPEIYEMQVRAIYEAACALANRGVDVRPEVMIPLVGEPKELSILRELAERVGNEITDREGVELPVVVGTMIEVPRAALVADEIAEHAEFFSFGTNDLTQMTYGYSRDDTRMFMKDYLKKGILRKDPFQSLDRRGVGSLIKTAVDKGRLVNADLHVGICGEHGGDPASIQFCHHSGLDYVSCSPYRVPVARLAAAHAVLKARMKASL
- a CDS encoding DegT/DnrJ/EryC1/StrS family aminotransferase gives rise to the protein MKVPLLDLKRQYATIRQEIDGAIREVVESQVFIKGPKVAELEAKVAEYCGTKRAVGVASGTDALLLSLMAYGIGRGDEVITTPYTFFATAGSVARLGAVPVFVDVERATYNLDPALVEAAVTPRTKAIIPVHLYGQCVDMDPLMEIAAKHGLVVIEDACQSIGSEYKGKRAGAIGHVGCFSFFPSKNLGAYGDGGMVTTNDPAIADKLVSLREHGQTEKYFYWTVGANSRLDSLQAAILLVKLRHLDAWSDGRSRNAERYNARFAGTAVGTPHREPHCRHIYNQYMVRVRERDALEAHLKANGIGCALYYPMPLHLQTCFKDLGYKEGDLPESEAAARETLSIPVFTELTTEELDYVADTVLAFRGRA